The segment TTCATAAAGAAATTCCGTTTATAAATCCACTTGAAAATACAAAGTGTTTATGTAGACTGTTAAACACATTTTAAATAAAATTCTTATTGTCGTAAAAATATGAATCTTAAACCTGATATATTATCCAAGATAAATTTAGATATTTCCGATTTAAAAAAAGAGAATCTTTTCCGACAATTGCATGAAACGTCAAGGACGGGCGGTATTCATATAATCCGTGACGGCAGGAAGTTACTTTCTTTTAGTTGTAATGATTATTTGGGGTTGTCGCAGAATCCTAAGGTAAAGACCGCTGCTATAGTTGCTATAGAAAAATACGGCACGGGTTCGGGGGCATCACGTTTTGTAACGGGCAATTGTCCGTTATATAAGGAACTTGAGCAAAAGCTTGCACAGATTAAGAAAACGGAGGCAGCTACGGTTTTCGGCAGCGGATATCTGGTAAATCTGGGTGCTATACCCGCATTTATGGGGGTAGGTGATTTGATAATCGCCGATAAGCTTGTACATGCCTGTTTGCTGGACGGGGCAAAATTGTCAGGTGCGAAGCTGATGCGTTTTAGTCATAATTCCGTGGAAAAATGTGAGGAGTTGCTGCAAAAATACCGTGATATCTACAAGAACTGTATAATACTTACCGACCATGTTTTTAGCATGGACGGAGATGTTGCTCCGGTAAATGAATTATACGATCTGGCAGAAAAATATAATGCGTGGCTGATGACCGATGATGCCCACGGATTCGGTATTTTACCTAATGCCAAGGCTCACATTCAGATGGGTACGTTATCGAAGTCAGCCGGCTGTTATGGCGGCTATATCTGTGCTTCCGCCGAGATAGTCGAGTATTTACAGAACAAGTCACGTTCGCTTATCTACTCGACTGCGTTGCCCCCTTCGGTGCTGGCATCGGCTATTGAGGCGTTGGGCATTATAGAGCAGCAAAAGGATAAAGCCTGTAAAGCCCGTACCAATGCACGTTATTTTACGGAACTTTTGGGGTTGCCTGTGGCACAAAGTGCCATAGTGCCGATGATATTCGGTGATGAGCAGAAAACTATTACCGCATCAAAGATATTGGAAGATGAGGGATATCTGGTATCTGCCATAAGACCGCCTACCGTACCTAAGAATACGGCAAGATTACGCTTTACATTTTCCTCGTTACATACTAAACAAAATATTGACGATATTGTATCGGTTATAAAGCAAAAGTTGTTTTAAAGAGGAATGTCATATTATCTTAACTTTTCAAAAAGCGTTGTCATCCCCGACTTGTTCGGGGATCTTGAATAAGTTAAAATGAGATCCCCCTATAATTTTCTACGAAAATTCGGGGGATGACGGCATTTTTGAAAAGGTAATTTACTATAATTGTTTTTTATAATTTTTTGTCAACCTACGTTTCAGGTTCTCTTATAAAAAATAATAGATGCTGAAATAATTCGCCCATGACAATATAATGATAAAGTGTGAGATAATGAAAAATATAATTACATTTAGTGGCTGGGGACAAGATTATAACGCTCTGGAAAACATTGCCCCCGGAGCCAATCATATAAATTATAAGGATTTTGATAATATCGAAGTTCTTTTTGAGTCATTGAGGGATACTCCCTGTGATATGCTTATAGGCTGGAGCTTGGGAGGTCAGTTAGCATTAAGGGCGATAGATGCGGATATATTAAAGCCAAAAAGGCTGGTGCTGATATCCACTCCGTTCCAGTTTATATCGGGGCAGGGTTTATATTGCGGTATAAATATGGATAGCTTTATTGAGTTTGAGAATGATTTTACACACGACCCTGAAAAGACATTAAAACAATTTGCCGCCCTGATAGCCAAGGGTGACAAAGATGCCCTTAATATCACCAGAATATTGAGAAATGCAAATAATGAGGACGCTATAAAATGGTTATATTGGCTTGACCAGTTACGCAGTTTTTCGTGCAAGAAGATGGATTATGATAAGGTTCCCCCGACATTGGCTATTACAGGCAGCAATGATATGGTAATACAATCCTCACAGATAGACCTGTTCCGCCCTCTTATAAGGTCGGGATATAAAGCTGCCATACTTGAAAAATGCGGTCACGCCCCTCACCTGCATGATGAGCAACGAGTAAGGGAATTAATAGCCGGAGTAGTATGATATCGGTTTTTAAGAAGAATATATCACGTGACTTTGATAAAGCCGCCGGAAATTATGACGAGCATGCAACTGTTCAGCGAAAGGCTGCCGATAATTTATTCTCAAGGATAAAGGGCGATATAACAAACAATAATCTTGTGCTAGATGCCGGTTGCGGTACGGGTTATCTGCATGAATTATTAAGAAGAAATAAAATATATTGTCCTTTGTTTCAGACAGATATTTCATATAATATGTGTAAGGTTGCCGACGGATATGCGTCACCGCCCGAATATGGAGGAACATATACCTGCCGATCCGATATTGAAAATCTGCCCTTTGCCCCCTCCTCGATTGATCTGGTTTTCTCATCGCTTACATTGCAGTGGACAGATGCAGAAAAATCTTTACGGCAAATATATAATGTGCTGAAGCCGAAGGGGAAAATAGCAATTGCTACAATAGGTTGCGGCACACTTTCAGAGCTGCGTGAATCATCATTATCTTTGGGTAAAGAGTTATATATTAATGATAATTTTGTGAAAGATGAATATTTGAAAGACCTATTCGTAAAAAGCGGTTTTAAGAATATAGAGGTTCAAAGCGACACGATAAGAATGGAACATGATAATTTAAAGAAATTACTTATTTCCATAAAGGGCGTGGGTGCAGGCTATAAGGCAAAGCGTGAGGTAAGATATTTAGGTAAGAATTACTTTGTAAGGCTGGAAGAAAAATATAAGGAAAACTTTTGCAGTAACAATAAACTTATAGCCGGTTGGAACATCATTTATGTTACGGCGGAAAAAAGTTAGGAAGCTTTTTATAGTCATTCCAAATTACTTTTTTATTCGTTCTTTTTGTCCCCCGTCGAAGGGAGAGGGTGTTTTGCAGAGGTTACTATAAATATTTACTTCCGTTGCTATTTATATTATAAGAACAATATGGTTATAATCCGTAAAATTTTGTTTTTAATTGTTTTTGTAAGCCTGTCCTTTTCTGGTGCGGCTAATGCTGCCTTTGATTGCTGTTTTAAAGATATCAACCCTGAACATGCATCTATGATTATGGAAGAGCCGTGTCATGATATGGAAGAAGATGTTAAAAATAACGATGATAGCTGTGAAAATTGCGGTTGTCAGCATTGTATAGGCGGTCTTTTCACGTTAACCAAGCTAAAAAACACAGTGCCGAAAATCTCAATATCAAATTCGTATTTTGATGATAATTTTATATCAATACCGATAAACGGAATACTCCGCCCTCCAAAACATATCTCCTAAAAATTTTTAAAGGTGCATTGTGCCTGAATTAATCTATAAAGGAGATATTTGAATGAAAGTTTCTATTTCATTTATGCAGAATTTATTTCAGCATCTGAAACGGTTTTGGGGCAGTAATCCCATAATAATGTTTGTTGCCGCTATAGCAATATCGGCAAGTGCATCTGCCCGCCCCGTTTCATACCCCGAAGGGTGGACTATTATGCAGACTAATAACACGAACAGCAACAATCTGCATGTCCATTATTCACCGACAGCCAAGTATTCTATCGGCTATAAAGGGGAGTATCACAGGGCGGAAGAATGGCAGTTCCACGGTATTCAGCTAAATTATCTGGCTCGGAGGGTAAATAAAAAAAGCTCTCAAGCCAATATTTATCTGAAATCGGTAATAGGGGCTGCCTATAGTGATTATGGGGCTTTTGACAATAAGACGCAAGCCGCCGCATCAATAGGCATAGCCACAGACTGGGAAACAAGGAGGTATTTCACTTCATATGAAAACCGCCTTACCTATGCCGGTGATATCGAGAAATCCTTTGAACAAAAGGCGAGGGTAGGGATAGCCCCGTATCTGGGTAATTATGGCGACCTGCATACATGGCTGATGCTGGAAGTTGACCACAGTCCCGAACGTGCCGATGAGGTTATTTATACACCGATGGTAAGGCTGTTTAAGGACGTGTATTTGTTTGAATTCGGTGTCAGCAGTAACAAAGATTTATTAATTAATACGGTAATAAGATTTTAAGGAGAAATAACATGAATAAAATATTTTTATCAATTTCAATTGCAGTTTTGTTTTTAACAACTAACGCTTTTGCTAACCACCCCGCACATTCGCATGATAATGAGCGAGATGAAGCCACACAGGCAAAAACGGGGAGCGTTGAGGGTACTGCCTGCGAAGATATAGTAAACGTGTCTGTAAACGGTCTTGTATGCGATTTTTGTGCAAGGGCTTTAGAAAAGACCTTCGGTAAACAAGATGAGGTTTCCCGAATCAACGTAGACCTTGAAAAAGGGCAGGTGGCTATAGCCATGAAAGAAGGTATGACCTTATCTGACGAGATGCTTACTAAGCTTATTACTGATTCGGGATATAACGTAACCGTAATTGATAAGGGTTGCTAACATGGATAATGAAGCTGAAAATTACGGCAAGAAACAGACGTTCTTGCCGTTTATTAGCCTTTTTACATCCGTGGGTACACTTGTTTGCTGTGCGTTACCTGCCTTGCTGGTGACGATAGGGGCGGGGGCGGTTCTTGCCGGACTGGTAAGTTCTGTTCCCTGGC is part of the Alphaproteobacteria bacterium CG11_big_fil_rev_8_21_14_0_20_39_49 genome and harbors:
- a CDS encoding 8-amino-7-oxononanoate synthase, with amino-acid sequence MNLKPDILSKINLDISDLKKENLFRQLHETSRTGGIHIIRDGRKLLSFSCNDYLGLSQNPKVKTAAIVAIEKYGTGSGASRFVTGNCPLYKELEQKLAQIKKTEAATVFGSGYLVNLGAIPAFMGVGDLIIADKLVHACLLDGAKLSGAKLMRFSHNSVEKCEELLQKYRDIYKNCIILTDHVFSMDGDVAPVNELYDLAEKYNAWLMTDDAHGFGILPNAKAHIQMGTLSKSAGCYGGYICASAEIVEYLQNKSRSLIYSTALPPSVLASAIEALGIIEQQKDKACKARTNARYFTELLGLPVAQSAIVPMIFGDEQKTITASKILEDEGYLVSAIRPPTVPKNTARLRFTFSSLHTKQNIDDIVSVIKQKLF